aaatagaCTGAACCttaagttattaaaaaatttaaagtgttTGCGAATAGTATTATATacttccaaaaaataaaatagaagcaAAAATCGAAAGTTAGGAGTCTAGACCATTTTGATTAGGGGAAGCTACCGGTGGAGCGGAGTTGTTCTGTTGGGCAAGCGTTCTATTAATGTGTTTAAATTACAATCTTATATCCTCCGGAAGATACCTATGTTGGGTACTCATGAAGGATACTTCTTTTAATGGGTGAGTTGATGAAAGATTGGAAGCAAAGTGAGCCCTGGGGCCCTAGTCATCCAAATTATTGATTATGAAAGAGTGCTAAGAGAGACCAACTTTATTGGCTTGTCTTTAATGCAAAAAGTCGGTACATTGGACCGAATGCCATTAGAAAGTGCTCCATTATGCTTTCTTTAAGTGTCAAAAAGGACATGTAGAAACAGTCAAACAGATATCCCTTGAAAGTCTCTACTCAAATGGATGTAGCTTTCATTCCTTTCCCTTTCTCGTGAACTTCACAAATTCGTTACATATTCATGAAGTAGACATATAAAAATAGGATCAGTCACAATTATGAGGAGAGTAACGACAAAAGTATAAATCTCATTACATTCGTTTATCAAGTAAGAATACAAACTTTAAATAAACAGTTGTGGAAGCGAGCTATTCGATTTCAAGCTTGTCGAAGTTACTTTATGATTCAGTCTTCATATATTTTAAGGGCTGTTTTCCCCTCATTATATTCATTTGTTTACCAAgtagaacaattttttttctctttaaacgAGATTTGCAAACTTTTCGAGACAACTGAACCTTGCAAAAATCGTTAATGACTCGTcgagatattgtccgctttggctCGTCTCATGCCGAGCATCGCAGTTTTGTCCTTTGGCGTAAACGTGGATACATTCCCAGGATGTCACCCGTCCTAGAAGTACTCTCCTATCTAAGCACGCTTAACAATGCTATTACTAAAAAAGCGTCTTTGTGAATTAATTTTAGTTTTCACAAATATATTCAAGAATCGCTCTACCCATATTTAGTGCACAGTTCGGTTCATTTTTGTCCCATTTGCTATCCTATAAGCCTACCAAAAGCCGCTCCTTATCCGGACATTCTAATCACAATGACCACTCTTTGCTCTCGTTGGACTGGGATGTTATAGGCCTATCGAATTTCGCCCGATTCGTTAGGTACCGTTCTAATGCCATATTGTgacattcttaatttttttttatcggatgtGACATCTTGAATTAAGTCATTGAGATATTATCCATTTTAGCCTTTCCCATACTGAACCGCACGGTTTCATCGGGTAAGGCTCTTCTCATGGAGCGACGTACTCGAATCTAAACTTTATGATTTGAACATTAACCAGTCATACTCaattattgcaattttttttctcctttttccccctATAAATAGTGCCCTAACCACGCCATTTCCCCTGCACAGCATAACTCGTCCCCACCTCTCTCTAGTTTCTTGTCCTTGTTCTTCTTGTTCATCTTCCTCCTGCGAAAAATGGTGACGCTAGAGAAGGGCCTCTCGACCTCCCTGAACGCGAAGCTCACCGGCTCAGGCGCCGAGACGGTGGTTCTCGCTCACGGCTTCGGAGGAAACCAGACCGTGTGGAACAAGATCCTCCCTCCCTTGTCCCGGTATTTCAGGGTCCTCGTCTTCGACTGGGGTTTCTCGGGAGCTGTCAAGGAACAAGAAGGTCTGTTCGACCCTGCGAAGCACTCCTCCTACGATGCTTTCGCTGGTGATCTGATCGCCCTCCTGGACGAGGTTGGCCTCGAGTCCACAGTCTTCGTCGGCCACTCCATGTCCGGCATGATCGGTTGCATTGCCTCTGTGAAGAGGCCCGACCTCTTCAAGCGGCTCATACTCGTTGGTTCTTCCCCTAGGTAAGTTAGGAGCTAGCAATTGTTCTTGCTCGGTGTGTTTTATTAATGTTAAATGATCAAAACGGCATCTCTAATATGtgctgaaaaagaaaattgatgtaAGAAAAGACTTTCCCCGCCCATTAAAGATATTGTTTTGGTTCTCTATTGATTAATGAATCCATGTTGAATGCTAGAAGAAGCTGACTAAACTCTGAAATGACTCTCTACTTTTGTCCCCTTTACTTGTTAATTCTTAGGAGTGGAAGTTTGATTTCCTAAATTTGTGTATAATAAGCATGTGGAGGAGGAAGCTTAATGGTTCCAAAGTACTCTCTCTTCACCATGACAAAGTTCTAGCAATGGTTTACCCGCTAAAAAGCAGGAATTAAGCGAAAGATAATCTTGGTTAGGACTATAGGATGGATATTGCTAGATAAATCAATGGTATTTCTCCATCCTCAAGTGTTCTGTGCTTATTGCTAGATTGTAAAAATTTTGCCGCCCTCCCGACTAATATGGGAGTGTTAAATACGGTGCGTGTGCGGTTCGATCGGGCTCGTTTGGATACCGATTCCATCACTTGGATTTGTTTCAAATAACATCCGATCTTTGCTCTTAGATAACATATGGCGGTGTAACATCACCTCACCGCCGCTAGAAGGAACAAAAACAAGAGCTTGTTAATTAAGCACTtgttttccaacaaaaaaaaattgagtactTGTTtcgacccgaaaaaaaaaaattaagtagtTGTTGATTCATTACATGCGTCTTTAAGAACATCCGGGAAAAATCGTTCATCGTATTTCTTAGATATGTCACGAGACTTGGATAAAGAGGTCTTCAAAGTTTTGTTCTGATCTGATACTTAAACGACGTGTAGTCAAAATATTATTGTTGATTGTGAGGCTGGCGAGTCGTCCTGATATTTAATTTCGTGGTAGATAATTCATATCATTTTGGTTCGGTTCCGTTCGGCTCACGGGATAtggtcgaatttttttatttttattttttgatttctcAAACACACCCTAAACATTTAATATTGATCTCTGAATGGCGTGCACCGACTTTTTAACTAGACGGAAGTGGACAGCCCTCTGCCATAAAGGCTTttcgtacttgattttccttgtCGCAAGTATTAAATTCAAAAAGCTGTTGTTTGGTGTACTTAAATGTTGAGGATCCATCACGAGCGAGATGAGCGGGACACAAAATAATCCTTCGATGATTCTCGATTTTCCGTCTTGTTTATCTGTTTTATTTActttaataatgttttttttgtcctcttcaATTTGTAATTATCCTAAACAAATTGGATTATGAAGAGCATTTTCTTGCGGTGTCTTACTCTCATTACCTCCGTAGGTATTTAAACACAGACGGCTACGAGGGCGGGTTCGAGGCCGCACGGATCGATCAGATCCTATCCAGCGTCGAGTCCGACTACCACAGTTGGGCACCCAACTTTGCTTCTCTGGTGGTGGGTCCGTGCGATCCCCCCTCGGTCGAGGCATTCGCGAAGTGCTTGGGAAGGATGAGGCCCGAAGTCGCGCTTTCCTTGGCCAAAATGATCTTCCCGGGCGACTACGGGGAGGCCCTCGGGAGAGTGACGACCCCGTGCACCATAATCCAGACCACGAATGATGCCTTCGTGCCGAGTTCGGTCGCCCGGTACATGCACGAGGCGATTCGGGGGGAATCGACGGTCGAGACGATCAAGGCGGACGGCCATTGCCCTCAACTCACCGCGCATCGGCAGCTCCTCGACATGTTGAGTGGAGTCTTGGGGTTCGAGTGCGATTAGAGGGTGATTAAGATCTTAGATGTTTAATCATATGGTTATGCCCTAGACTGGACTAGAACAACCCTCTTACCtttcgacctttttttttttccctgcttTGCATGTGGCTTGTCTCATTAGATGAGGTACTATGGTTGGATTTTGATTTCTGATTAGGGTTTGCATTAAAAATCGTTTGGGCTTGAGATGTTTGACTGGATTTTTCATCTGATTAGGGTTGCAAAAAGGTAGCGAGACCCGATTCCACCTTAAAAGTCTTCGTCGTCTTGTCCGAATGAAAAGTTATTTAGACGGGACTAACAGA
This genomic interval from Rhodamnia argentea isolate NSW1041297 chromosome 4, ASM2092103v1, whole genome shotgun sequence contains the following:
- the LOC125314793 gene encoding strigolactone esterase D14-like, which translates into the protein MVTLEKGLSTSLNAKLTGSGAETVVLAHGFGGNQTVWNKILPPLSRYFRVLVFDWGFSGAVKEQEGLFDPAKHSSYDAFAGDLIALLDEVGLESTVFVGHSMSGMIGCIASVKRPDLFKRLILVGSSPRYLNTDGYEGGFEAARIDQILSSVESDYHSWAPNFASLVVGPCDPPSVEAFAKCLGRMRPEVALSLAKMIFPGDYGEALGRVTTPCTIIQTTNDAFVPSSVARYMHEAIRGESTVETIKADGHCPQLTAHRQLLDMLSGVLGFECD